From the genome of Spirochaetaceae bacterium, one region includes:
- a CDS encoding P-II family nitrogen regulator gives MKLIIAYIQPHKLNDVKQELFKEDVGKMSVTNALGCGQQMGYTETYRGVQIEVNLLKKVRMEIAVNDEFLERAIDAVVRGARTGEIGDGKIFVVELNQCIRIRSGEVGKVAIG, from the coding sequence ATGAAACTGATAATCGCCTACATTCAGCCGCACAAGCTGAATGACGTGAAGCAGGAGCTGTTCAAGGAGGACGTCGGCAAGATGTCGGTGACCAACGCGCTCGGCTGCGGGCAGCAGATGGGGTACACCGAGACCTATCGCGGCGTCCAGATCGAAGTGAACCTGCTCAAGAAGGTGCGCATGGAGATCGCGGTCAACGACGAATTCCTGGAGCGCGCGATCGACGCGGTGGTGCGCGGCGCGCGCACCGGTGAAATCGGCGACGGCAAGATCTTCGTGGTCGAACTCAACCAGTGCATACGCATCCGCTCCGGCGAGGTGGGCAAGGTCGCCATCGGCTGA